The following are from one region of the Veillonellales bacterium genome:
- a CDS encoding class II fructose-bisphosphate aldolase, whose product MALVTMRELLQDARKRKYAVGGFNVFNFETLGAVVEVAEELKTPLILGIPERLFKFVDVELLSAAMIRAAQKTSVPVALHLDHGHTYEGVMKAIRWGFTSVMYDGSPLAFEENLKRTKEITRIAHSLDISVEGELGYVGYYQGVNDIKEDNIVPTTVAADFVDRTKIDALAVAVGNNHGTYRGNTKLNFPRINELNSTINVPLVMHGGSKLSKEDFRSSIQSGISKINIATDMFLVAGEKLRSEIAKEPDMVNYIHLMAAVKKGVKDSVRKYMLNFNCISKAM is encoded by the coding sequence TTGGCCCTGGTAACTATGCGGGAACTACTTCAGGATGCACGTAAACGGAAGTATGCTGTTGGTGGATTTAATGTTTTTAATTTTGAGACGCTTGGAGCCGTCGTAGAGGTTGCGGAAGAACTAAAAACTCCCCTGATACTGGGCATTCCGGAACGGTTATTTAAATTTGTTGATGTCGAGTTGCTAAGCGCCGCAATGATACGTGCCGCTCAAAAAACTTCAGTGCCTGTAGCTTTGCATTTAGATCACGGACACACTTATGAAGGGGTGATGAAGGCAATTCGCTGGGGATTTACCTCCGTCATGTATGATGGTTCGCCATTGGCGTTTGAAGAAAATTTAAAACGGACGAAAGAAATCACACGCATAGCCCATTCTCTTGATATTTCTGTCGAGGGTGAATTGGGCTATGTTGGTTATTACCAGGGTGTGAATGATATAAAAGAAGATAATATTGTCCCCACCACTGTCGCAGCTGATTTTGTCGATAGAACGAAAATTGATGCATTGGCAGTGGCTGTGGGGAATAATCACGGAACATATCGGGGGAATACGAAACTCAATTTTCCCCGGATTAATGAGTTGAATAGTACGATTAATGTTCCCTTGGTTATGCATGGCGGCTCCAAGCTTAGTAAGGAAGATTTTCGCAGTTCGATTCAGTCGGGAATTTCAAAAATCAATATTGCCACGGATATGTTTTTGGTTGCCGGTGAAAAATTAAGATCAGAAATTGCTAAAGAACCTGATATGGTTAACTATATCCATCTTATGGCAGCGGTTAAAAAAGGGGTCAAGGATTCTGTTCGAAAGTACATGCTGAATTTTAATTGCATTTCCAAAGCGATGTGA
- the rplT gene encoding 50S ribosomal protein L20: MPRVKKGVTAHKRHKKILKLAKGYRGSKSKLFKKANETVMKALYYARRDRRSKKGEFRKLWIARINAAARMNGISYSQLINGLKKAGVEVNRKMLADLAVADMAAFGKLVAAAKEQLQ; encoded by the coding sequence ATGCCAAGAGTTAAAAAAGGCGTGACTGCACATAAACGTCATAAAAAGATTCTAAAGCTGGCTAAAGGCTATAGAGGGTCTAAGAGCAAGTTGTTTAAAAAAGCCAATGAAACAGTTATGAAAGCATTGTATTATGCTCGACGTGACCGGCGGTCGAAAAAAGGCGAATTCCGTAAACTGTGGATCGCCCGTATTAACGCTGCTGCCCGTATGAACGGTATTTCATACAGCCAATTAATCAACGGTTTGAAAAAAGCCGGTGTGGAAGTGAACCGCAAAATGCTTGCTGATTTAGCAGTTGCTGATATGGCTGCTTTCGGTAAGTTAGTTGCCGCTGCGAAAGAGCAACTTCAATAG
- the rpmI gene encoding 50S ribosomal protein L35 produces MPKIKTRRSAAKRFKVTGTGEFKRSKAFKSHILEKKSPARKRNLRKAGLISKSDYDRVSKMLPYA; encoded by the coding sequence ATGCCGAAAATTAAAACACGTAGAAGCGCCGCCAAGCGGTTTAAAGTAACTGGCACTGGCGAGTTTAAGCGCTCTAAGGCTTTCAAAAGCCATATCCTTGAAAAGAAATCTCCTGCTCGTAAACGCAATCTGCGTAAAGCTGGGTTGATTAGCAAATCAGATTATGATCGCGTTTCCAAAATGCTTCCATACGCATAA
- the infC gene encoding translation initiation factor IF-3: MSKESLKVNEEIRAREVRVTSSTGEQLGIMATRDAMRLAGEQQLDLVEVAPTAKPPVCRIMDYGKFRYEQQKRDKETKKKQKIVTVKEVKLRPNIEDHDFSVKKKNAERFLQDGDKVKVTIMFRGRELSHPELGRQLLIKMAAELKEIATVERDPKLEGKNMIMILSAKPHN, translated from the coding sequence ATTAGCAAAGAAAGTTTAAAGGTTAACGAGGAAATTCGCGCCAGAGAGGTTCGGGTAACAAGCAGTACGGGTGAGCAATTAGGTATTATGGCGACCCGTGATGCAATGCGGCTGGCAGGTGAACAGCAGTTGGATCTGGTGGAAGTTGCACCAACAGCAAAACCGCCTGTCTGCCGCATTATGGACTATGGCAAGTTCAGATACGAGCAGCAGAAACGCGACAAAGAGACAAAGAAAAAGCAGAAAATTGTCACGGTTAAGGAAGTAAAACTTCGTCCTAATATTGAGGATCATGATTTTAGTGTTAAGAAGAAAAATGCTGAGCGGTTCTTACAAGATGGAGATAAAGTAAAAGTTACTATTATGTTTCGTGGACGGGAACTTTCCCATCCGGAATTGGGTAGGCAGCTTTTGATTAAAATGGCCGCTGAGTTGAAAGAAATTGCCACAGTCGAGCGTGACCCTAAGCTTGAAGGAAAGAATATGATAATGATTTTATCCGCTAAGCCACATAATTAA